The following proteins are encoded in a genomic region of Rhodoferax aquaticus:
- a CDS encoding glutathione S-transferase family protein produces the protein MVKIWGRLSSLNVRKAVWAMQETGAPFERTDAGRAFGIVNTAAYRSLNPNALVPTLEDGELVLWESNVIVRYLCAKYGSAALYPTDLAQRFDAERWMDWQQTTFNRAGGGAFVQWIRTPEDQRDHAVIAQSVAATEPLLALLDAHLAQQTYMAGEHFTMADIPLGCEIHRWFNLPQARPTLPNVERWYASLLARPATRGVLDLPLS, from the coding sequence ATGGTCAAAATTTGGGGGCGACTGAGCTCGCTCAATGTACGCAAAGCGGTCTGGGCCATGCAAGAAACCGGCGCGCCCTTTGAGCGCACCGACGCGGGCCGTGCCTTTGGCATTGTCAACACAGCGGCCTACCGCAGCCTCAACCCCAATGCCTTGGTTCCCACCTTGGAAGACGGCGAGCTGGTGCTGTGGGAGTCCAACGTCATCGTGCGCTACCTGTGTGCCAAGTACGGGAGCGCAGCCCTGTACCCCACCGACCTGGCGCAGCGCTTTGATGCTGAGCGCTGGATGGACTGGCAGCAAACCACCTTCAACCGCGCCGGCGGCGGCGCTTTTGTGCAATGGATACGCACGCCCGAAGACCAGCGCGACCACGCCGTCATTGCGCAATCTGTGGCGGCCACAGAACCACTCTTGGCCCTATTGGATGCGCACTTGGCCCAGCAGACCTACATGGCGGGCGAGCACTTCACCATGGCCGACATTCCGCTGGGCTGCGAGATCCACCGCTGGTTCAACTTGCCACAAGCACGCCCCACACTTCCTAACGTAGAGCGTTGGTACGCCAGCCTGTTGGCGCGCCCCGCCACGCGCGGCGTGCTAGATCTCCCCTTGTCTTAA
- a CDS encoding PhzF family phenazine biosynthesis protein has product MTSPRQRPFTQVDVFTHQAYMGNPLAVVLDGTGLSDAQMQSFARWTNVSETAFLLPPTQPEAHYRVRIFTPANELPFAGHPTLGSCHAWLQNAGAQHVGDDIVQECAVGLVRLRRTGKRLAFAAPPLKRSTPEPTILRKVCEALGVRQEQLLGAQLLNNGPTWLGLLLDSRETVLDLEPNLNLLAEVVSGVGVAAVEPAQTATPLIARKNREARAFGTSAQAAVPAEPEPTVEVRFFAPGIGVGEDPITGSFNASLAQWLIADGLAPSSYVAAQGRCIGRDGQVFIDQDREGQVWVGGETVSCIQGQVLI; this is encoded by the coding sequence ATGACTTCCCCCCGCCAACGCCCTTTCACCCAAGTGGATGTGTTCACCCACCAGGCCTACATGGGCAACCCGCTGGCCGTGGTGCTGGACGGCACGGGCTTGAGTGACGCACAGATGCAAAGCTTTGCGCGCTGGACAAACGTGTCGGAGACGGCGTTTTTGTTGCCCCCAACCCAGCCTGAGGCGCACTACCGGGTGCGCATCTTCACACCTGCCAACGAGTTGCCCTTTGCTGGCCACCCCACTTTGGGCAGCTGCCACGCGTGGTTGCAAAACGCGGGTGCCCAGCACGTGGGAGACGACATCGTGCAAGAGTGCGCGGTGGGCTTGGTGCGCCTGCGGCGCACAGGCAAGCGCCTTGCGTTTGCTGCACCGCCACTCAAACGCAGCACGCCAGAGCCGACGATATTGCGCAAAGTATGCGAGGCCTTGGGCGTGCGCCAAGAGCAGCTGTTGGGCGCGCAACTGCTCAACAACGGCCCCACCTGGCTAGGCCTCTTGTTAGACAGTCGCGAGACGGTGCTGGACCTGGAGCCCAATCTCAACTTGCTAGCAGAAGTCGTGTCTGGCGTAGGTGTAGCCGCCGTAGAACCTGCGCAGACAGCTACACCTTTGATAGCGCGCAAGAACCGCGAGGCGCGCGCCTTTGGCACAAGCGCACAAGCGGCAGTGCCCGCCGAACCAGAGCCAACCGTTGAAGTGCGGTTCTTTGCACCCGGCATTGGTGTGGGCGAAGACCCGATTACTGGCAGCTTTAACGCCAGCTTGGCCCAGTGGCTGATTGCCGATGGCTTGGCCCCCAGCAGCTATGTCGCAGCCCAAGGGCGCTGCATTGGCCGCGATGGTCAGGTGTTTATCGACCAAGACCGCGAAGGCCAGGTGTGGGTGGGCGGTGAGACCGTCAGCTGCATCCAAGGCCAGGTGCTGATCTAA
- a CDS encoding threonine dehydratase, with protein MNLLPTLSEIESAAQVVYREFQATPQYRWALLSERLGTDCWVKHENHTPVGAFKIRGGLTYFEELAKNQALPSAVISATRGNHGQSVGWAARSYGVPCRIVVPRGNSVEKNAAMRALGLELQEYGDDFQESREYAIALAKETGAHMVPSFHPALLRGVATAWWEYFKAVPQLDVVYVPIGQGSGACSAIAAKLALGHQAKIVGVVSAHATTYADSLAAGRVVEAPVTTQLADGMACRIADQVSLDILAQHLDHVVKVSDDEVAQAMRHIYIDTHNVAEGAGAASFAAAMQERSSLKGLVVGTTLCGGNVDAAVFAKVLQG; from the coding sequence ATGAACCTTTTGCCAACGCTGTCCGAGATTGAATCCGCCGCCCAGGTGGTTTACCGGGAGTTTCAAGCCACGCCCCAATACCGCTGGGCCTTGCTCAGCGAGCGGCTGGGCACCGACTGCTGGGTCAAGCATGAGAACCACACGCCCGTCGGTGCTTTCAAGATACGCGGCGGCTTGACCTACTTTGAAGAACTGGCCAAGAACCAAGCGCTACCCAGCGCGGTCATCAGCGCCACACGGGGCAACCATGGGCAAAGCGTGGGCTGGGCGGCGCGCAGCTACGGCGTGCCCTGCCGCATCGTGGTGCCGCGGGGCAACTCGGTCGAGAAGAACGCAGCCATGCGTGCCTTGGGCTTAGAGCTGCAAGAGTATGGCGACGACTTTCAAGAAAGCCGCGAATACGCCATCGCCCTGGCCAAGGAAACAGGCGCGCACATGGTGCCCAGCTTTCACCCCGCCTTGCTGCGCGGCGTAGCGACCGCATGGTGGGAATACTTCAAGGCCGTGCCGCAGCTCGATGTGGTGTACGTTCCCATTGGCCAGGGCTCGGGCGCCTGCTCTGCCATTGCGGCCAAACTGGCACTGGGCCACCAGGCGAAGATTGTGGGCGTGGTAAGCGCCCATGCCACCACGTATGCCGACTCATTGGCCGCTGGCCGCGTGGTGGAAGCCCCGGTGACCACCCAGCTGGCCGACGGCATGGCCTGCCGCATTGCAGACCAAGTGTCACTGGACATCTTGGCGCAGCACTTAGACCACGTGGTGAAGGTGAGCGACGACGAGGTGGCCCAAGCCATGCGCCACATTTACATCGACACCCACAACGTGGCCGAAGGCGCTGGTGCGGCCAGCTTTGCCGCCGCCATGCAAGAGCGCAGCAGCCTCAAAGGCTTGGTGGTGGGCACGACCTTGTGTGGTGGCAACGTGGACGCGGCAGTGTTTGCCAAGGTTTTGCAAGGCTAG
- a CDS encoding GAF domain-containing sensor histidine kinase: MSNNRVLQRLGRLEAILQLMLVLDQSQGRSSNLDDLMLKLHEGVIQLMDARNFYLAVLNESRTHYRFAYYCDTMDDLGYPQADWIPMEGNTSLTAWLLRNAKPLILEADDFHNDAPVDPTLTMVGTQPVHWMGMPLLKDSNLAVGAMVVQSYDPERLYSEEDQAVFQMLANVVAGSVSRLQTQALLERAVAQRTQALEAEIAERRRSETLQRALFEVSALSGAGGTQLAQYAQLHSIIGRLIPAPNFYVALLEPQSDSFHMAYFVDSAEPDLDPTGRHFPLGNGLTARVLRSDKAQLLSRAAVDALILTGELDTVRGNNTFVQWMGVPLVIEGATIGAIVVQSYDEQVTYGQADVELMIFVARHVSDTLATLRTHEALVNSQQELVRRNTLLSNALENLSTAQAELVRTAKMSALGSLVAGVAHELNTPLGISLLVASGIEEQTHAFSAEMQKGLTRSALNAFVLSTQESADVLMRSLRRAADLVSSFKQVAVDQTSEKRRQFSLQDTVAELLRTLGPSIRSSTHTVDSEIEPQLQLESYPGALGQVLTNLIMNTFRHAFEGRTQGAVHIHAKPYGHNKVELTVRDNGHGIPAAHLDRVFDPFFTTKLGQGGSGLGLNIVFNLVQDVLGGTIQVESLEGQGTCFTLVLPLVAPKGGAVATG; this comes from the coding sequence TTGTCAAACAACCGCGTCTTACAGCGACTGGGCCGCTTGGAAGCCATCTTGCAGTTGATGTTGGTGTTAGACCAAAGCCAAGGGCGTTCCAGCAATCTGGATGACTTGATGCTCAAGCTACACGAAGGCGTGATCCAACTCATGGATGCCCGTAACTTCTATCTGGCAGTCCTGAATGAGTCGCGCACCCATTACCGCTTTGCCTACTACTGTGACACGATGGACGACTTGGGCTACCCCCAAGCGGATTGGATTCCGATGGAGGGCAACACCTCGCTGACCGCATGGTTGTTGCGCAACGCAAAGCCCTTGATTCTGGAGGCCGACGATTTTCACAACGATGCCCCTGTAGACCCGACGCTCACCATGGTGGGTACACAGCCCGTGCATTGGATGGGCATGCCCTTGCTCAAAGACAGCAACTTGGCCGTAGGGGCCATGGTGGTGCAAAGTTATGACCCCGAGCGCCTGTACAGCGAAGAAGACCAGGCCGTGTTTCAGATGCTGGCGAACGTGGTGGCAGGTTCGGTGTCGCGTTTGCAAACGCAGGCTTTGCTAGAGCGTGCGGTTGCCCAGCGCACGCAAGCCTTGGAGGCAGAGATTGCCGAGCGGCGCCGCTCTGAGACCTTGCAACGGGCCTTGTTTGAAGTTTCAGCACTCTCTGGCGCCGGGGGTACGCAACTGGCGCAGTACGCCCAGCTCCACAGCATCATTGGCCGCCTGATACCTGCGCCTAATTTCTACGTGGCCTTGCTGGAGCCTCAGAGCGACAGCTTTCACATGGCCTATTTTGTGGACAGCGCCGAGCCTGACCTTGACCCTACGGGGCGTCACTTTCCCTTGGGCAATGGACTGACCGCCCGTGTCCTGCGTTCCGACAAAGCCCAGTTGTTGAGCCGCGCTGCGGTCGATGCGTTGATCCTGACCGGTGAGCTCGACACGGTGCGGGGCAACAACACCTTTGTGCAATGGATGGGCGTGCCCCTGGTGATAGAGGGAGCAACCATAGGTGCCATCGTGGTGCAGAGCTACGACGAACAGGTGACGTACGGACAGGCCGATGTCGAACTCATGATTTTTGTAGCCCGACACGTGTCTGACACCTTGGCCACCTTGCGAACCCATGAGGCCTTGGTGAACTCGCAGCAAGAGCTGGTGCGGCGCAATACCTTGCTGAGCAACGCCTTGGAGAATCTGAGCACTGCGCAAGCGGAATTGGTGCGCACGGCCAAAATGTCCGCCTTGGGTTCTTTGGTGGCGGGGGTGGCGCATGAGCTCAATACGCCGCTGGGCATTAGTCTCTTGGTCGCCAGTGGCATTGAAGAACAAACCCATGCGTTTTCTGCAGAAATGCAAAAAGGCCTGACCCGTAGCGCCCTGAACGCCTTTGTGTTGAGCACCCAAGAAAGCGCAGATGTGCTCATGCGCAGCTTACGCCGAGCGGCGGACTTGGTATCGAGCTTCAAGCAAGTGGCCGTTGACCAAACCAGCGAGAAGCGCCGCCAGTTCAGCTTACAAGACACCGTGGCAGAGCTCTTAAGAACCTTGGGACCCAGCATTCGGTCCAGCACCCACACCGTGGACAGTGAAATTGAACCGCAACTGCAACTGGAGAGTTACCCCGGCGCTTTGGGCCAAGTGCTGACCAACTTGATCATGAACACGTTTAGGCACGCGTTTGAAGGGCGCACCCAAGGGGCGGTGCATATCCATGCCAAGCCCTATGGGCACAACAAAGTCGAGCTCACGGTGCGCGATAACGGCCATGGCATACCTGCCGCTCATTTAGACCGCGTGTTCGACCCATTCTTCACCACCAAACTAGGTCAGGGCGGCAGCGGCTTGGGGCTCAACATTGTTTTTAATTTGGTGCAAGACGTGCTGGGTGGAACGATACAGGTGGAGAGCCTAGAGGGCCAAGGCACGTGCTTTACGCTGGTATTGCCCTTGGTGGCTCCTAAGGGCGGTGCCGTGGCCACTGGCTAG
- a CDS encoding histidine phosphatase family protein has product MGNLYLVRHGQASFGAENYDELSPLGLRQSVRLGEYFAAKGLQFEAVLTGTLARHAQTWAGIAQGAGYTHVPIPWPGLNEYDSEAVIRAIHPGPLAKPDTPEIYRQHFRLLRDGLTQWMNGVVSPHGMPTYTAFVEGVSSALTHVRQHYTGNVLLVSSGGPISTAVGQVLGTTPEVTIELNLRIRNSAVTEFAFTPKRHMLMTFNTLPHLDAPAYEEWVSYT; this is encoded by the coding sequence ATGGGAAATCTATATCTTGTGCGCCATGGGCAAGCCTCGTTTGGTGCCGAAAACTACGACGAGCTGAGTCCCTTAGGCCTGCGCCAAAGTGTGCGCCTGGGGGAATACTTTGCAGCCAAGGGCTTGCAGTTTGAAGCGGTACTCACAGGCACGCTAGCGCGCCATGCGCAGACTTGGGCGGGCATTGCGCAAGGCGCAGGCTATACCCATGTCCCTATTCCGTGGCCCGGGCTCAACGAGTACGACAGCGAAGCCGTGATCCGCGCCATTCACCCCGGCCCTTTGGCCAAGCCGGATACCCCAGAGATCTATCGGCAGCACTTTCGCTTGCTGCGCGACGGTTTAACGCAATGGATGAATGGCGTGGTGAGCCCGCACGGCATGCCTACCTACACTGCGTTTGTAGAAGGCGTAAGCAGCGCGCTGACCCATGTGCGCCAGCACTACACCGGTAATGTGCTGCTGGTGAGCAGCGGCGGACCCATCTCAACGGCGGTAGGTCAGGTGCTGGGCACAACGCCAGAAGTCACCATCGAGCTGAACCTGCGCATTCGCAACAGCGCGGTGACTGAATTTGCATTTACGCCCAAGCGCCATATGCTGATGACCTTCAACACCCTGCCCCACCTAGATGCACCTGCCTACGAAGAGTGGGTGAGCTACACCTGA
- a CDS encoding ammonium transporter, giving the protein MHRFGTRWLLVFFLSVAGLAWAQNAPLPAAPTAPSFVSQDTLSAADTAWMMTSTALVLLMTLPGIALFYGGMVRKKNVLNTMASVVAIAALVSLLWFAVGYSLAFTPGSTWLGGTERLWFTGLGYLKETGKVAVSHVAPNVPESVYSMFQLSFAIITAALIVGALVERMRFSAMLFFMGMWSIVVYAPIAHWVWEPGGWLVQLGVLDFAGGSVVHINAGVSGLVCAYVLGPRKGYGRESFEPFNLGLTMAGAGLLWVGWFGFNAGSAVAADGRAGLAMAVTHIAASAGAIAWMLGEWLVRGRPSLLGLCSGLVAGLVAITPAAGFVTPISALWIGALGGLACYWGATGLKRLLNADDSLDVFGVHGIGGIVGSVLTGVFANKAISGVSSNVSTQLLGVGAVVVYSAVMSAVLLWLTKFIIGMRVDDSAEVLGLDVSQHREHMGT; this is encoded by the coding sequence ATGCACCGATTCGGAACACGTTGGCTCTTGGTCTTTTTCTTAAGCGTGGCAGGCTTGGCATGGGCCCAAAACGCGCCTTTGCCAGCGGCACCTACCGCTCCAAGCTTTGTTTCACAAGACACCCTGAGTGCCGCCGACACGGCTTGGATGATGACATCCACCGCACTGGTGCTCCTCATGACCCTCCCTGGCATTGCGCTGTTTTACGGCGGCATGGTGCGCAAAAAGAACGTGCTCAACACCATGGCCAGTGTGGTCGCGATTGCTGCCTTGGTGAGTCTCTTGTGGTTTGCGGTGGGCTACTCGCTGGCCTTCACGCCCGGCAGCACCTGGCTGGGCGGGACCGAACGTCTTTGGTTCACTGGGTTGGGCTACCTGAAAGAAACAGGCAAAGTAGCCGTGAGCCACGTGGCCCCCAATGTGCCCGAATCGGTGTACAGCATGTTCCAGCTGAGCTTTGCCATCATCACTGCGGCCTTGATTGTGGGTGCCTTGGTGGAGCGCATGCGCTTTTCAGCCATGCTGTTCTTTATGGGTATGTGGTCTATCGTGGTGTATGCGCCTATTGCCCATTGGGTGTGGGAGCCTGGTGGTTGGCTAGTGCAATTAGGCGTGCTGGACTTTGCAGGTGGCTCCGTCGTTCACATCAACGCAGGCGTGTCAGGCTTGGTATGCGCCTATGTGCTGGGCCCACGCAAAGGCTATGGCCGCGAGTCGTTTGAGCCATTCAACCTGGGCCTCACCATGGCGGGTGCCGGCTTGCTGTGGGTGGGGTGGTTTGGCTTCAATGCAGGCTCAGCGGTGGCCGCAGACGGTCGGGCCGGGCTTGCTATGGCGGTGACGCACATCGCCGCTTCCGCAGGCGCCATTGCCTGGATGCTCGGCGAATGGTTGGTGCGTGGCCGCCCTTCTTTGCTGGGCTTGTGCTCGGGTTTGGTGGCAGGCCTGGTAGCCATTACGCCAGCGGCGGGTTTTGTGACGCCCATCTCCGCACTGTGGATTGGCGCGCTAGGCGGGCTTGCCTGCTACTGGGGCGCTACGGGGCTCAAGCGCTTACTCAATGCCGATGACTCGTTAGATGTGTTTGGTGTGCACGGCATTGGCGGCATTGTGGGCTCGGTACTGACCGGCGTGTTTGCCAACAAGGCCATCAGCGGGGTCAGTAGCAATGTGAGCACGCAGTTACTGGGCGTGGGGGCCGTGGTGGTGTACAGCGCCGTCATGAGTGCGGTGCTGCTGTGGCTCACCAAGTTCATCATTGGCATGCGTGTTGACGACAGTGCCGAAGTGCTGGGTCTGGATGTGTCACAGCACCGGGAACACATGGGAACGTAA
- a CDS encoding cation transporter has product MSAHCCEHEVPAAQSITNLPRYRRVLWLALAMNAAMFVVELAAGFSSGSLSLLADSIDFAGDALNYGVSLAVLSAALAWRARAAMLKAACMVGFGAWVLGHAVWSLWSGAVPDAPTMGAIGFLALCANVAVAWMLYAFREGDANMRSVWLCSRNDAIGNIAVMLAAFGVMGTGRAWPDLLVAAGMAGLALHGGWQVWRQARSELAGPSAAAQTHTHGETHGPMH; this is encoded by the coding sequence ATGTCTGCCCACTGCTGTGAACACGAAGTGCCCGCCGCCCAATCCATCACCAACCTGCCGCGCTACCGCAGGGTGCTTTGGCTGGCCTTGGCGATGAATGCCGCCATGTTTGTGGTGGAGCTGGCGGCGGGCTTTTCGTCCGGGTCTTTGTCGCTGCTGGCTGACTCCATCGACTTTGCGGGGGATGCATTGAACTACGGCGTGTCTTTAGCCGTTTTGTCAGCGGCGCTGGCTTGGCGCGCGCGTGCTGCCATGCTCAAAGCGGCTTGCATGGTGGGCTTTGGTGCTTGGGTACTAGGCCATGCGGTGTGGAGCCTGTGGAGCGGAGCTGTACCCGACGCGCCGACCATGGGCGCTATTGGCTTTTTGGCACTGTGCGCCAATGTGGCGGTAGCCTGGATGCTCTACGCATTTCGGGAGGGCGACGCCAATATGCGCAGCGTATGGCTGTGTTCACGCAATGATGCCATTGGCAATATCGCTGTCATGCTTGCCGCATTTGGAGTCATGGGCACAGGACGCGCGTGGCCGGATTTGCTGGTTGCCGCGGGTATGGCTGGCTTGGCCCTGCACGGCGGCTGGCAAGTGTGGCGGCAAGCCCGCAGCGAACTAGCGGGCCCCAGCGCTGCAGCGCAAACCCATACGCACGGCGAGACCCATGGCCCTATGCATTAA
- the cadR gene encoding Cd(II)/Pb(II)-responsive transcriptional regulator, with protein sequence MKIGDLATRTHTAVETIRFYEREGLLPSAARTEANYRIYTEAHAQRLSFVRHCRSLDMTLDEIRLLLGFKDAPSDNCAAVNNLLDAHIGHVATRIRELRNLEKQLKELRQQCQDVNSAECGILSQLALSATHSKPPAPASHAHAHVHGTHSNARAQRERQAEKPRRTKLNDAP encoded by the coding sequence ATGAAAATTGGCGACCTTGCGACACGCACCCACACTGCGGTCGAGACCATCCGCTTTTACGAACGCGAAGGTCTTCTGCCTAGCGCCGCACGGACCGAAGCCAATTACCGCATCTACACCGAGGCCCATGCCCAGCGCTTGTCTTTTGTGCGCCATTGCCGCAGCCTGGACATGACCTTGGACGAGATCCGTTTGCTACTGGGTTTCAAAGATGCACCCAGCGACAACTGTGCCGCCGTCAACAACTTATTAGATGCCCACATTGGCCATGTCGCCACCCGCATCCGTGAGCTGCGCAACCTTGAAAAACAACTCAAGGAACTGCGCCAACAATGCCAAGACGTGAATAGCGCGGAGTGCGGAATTCTGTCGCAGCTTGCGCTGTCAGCGACGCACAGCAAGCCGCCCGCACCAGCCTCCCACGCGCATGCACACGTACACGGCACACACTCCAATGCCCGTGCGCAGCGAGAACGCCAGGCTGAAAAGCCTAGGCGAACTAAACTCAACGACGCCCCATAG
- a CDS encoding formylglycine-generating enzyme family protein, whose protein sequence is MASVALAAPTKATAHAFTNRLGMRMVRIPAGEFLMGNDEPVEALAKAYPLMEAERLTDLSDEAPVHRVRITRGFYMGQTEVTVGQFRRFLKASGYVPESIADGTGGYGYNPQYDPSTTKRGDLFEGRDPKYSWKNPGFAQTDKHPVVNVTWNDAQALARWLSEKEGKTYRVPTEAEWEYAARAGTRTRYYNGDNPELQYKVGNTFDASAKAHWPKMATKALKHKDGFAFTAPVAQFKPNKFGLYDMHGNAWEWTNDLYGEDYYANSPVDDPQGPTEGNVYVRRGGSWHTWPLYTRSSYRNWNSPQTRYTLVGMRLVMDVKAR, encoded by the coding sequence ATGGCCTCCGTCGCCCTGGCAGCGCCAACCAAGGCTACTGCGCACGCTTTCACCAACCGCTTAGGCATGCGCATGGTGCGCATCCCTGCTGGGGAGTTCTTGATGGGCAATGACGAGCCTGTAGAAGCGCTAGCCAAGGCCTACCCCCTGATGGAAGCCGAGCGCCTGACCGATCTATCGGACGAGGCCCCAGTGCACCGTGTGCGCATCACGCGCGGCTTTTACATGGGACAAACCGAAGTGACAGTAGGTCAGTTCCGCCGGTTTCTAAAAGCCTCTGGCTACGTGCCAGAGTCCATTGCCGACGGCACCGGTGGCTACGGCTACAACCCGCAATACGATCCATCCACCACGAAACGCGGCGACCTTTTTGAAGGCCGCGACCCCAAATACAGTTGGAAAAACCCGGGCTTTGCGCAAACCGACAAGCACCCAGTGGTTAACGTCACGTGGAACGATGCCCAAGCCCTAGCCCGCTGGCTTAGCGAAAAGGAAGGCAAAACCTACCGCGTGCCTACCGAGGCGGAATGGGAATACGCCGCACGCGCGGGCACACGCACCCGCTACTACAACGGTGACAACCCTGAACTCCAGTACAAGGTAGGCAACACCTTTGATGCGAGCGCCAAGGCCCATTGGCCCAAGATGGCGACAAAGGCCCTGAAACACAAAGACGGTTTTGCGTTCACAGCGCCTGTGGCCCAGTTCAAACCCAACAAATTTGGCTTGTACGACATGCATGGCAATGCCTGGGAGTGGACCAATGACCTGTACGGCGAAGACTATTACGCGAATTCACCGGTGGACGATCCCCAAGGCCCCACCGAGGGCAACGTCTACGTGCGCCGTGGTGGCTCGTGGCACACATGGCCCTTGTACACCCGCTCGTCTTACCGCAACTGGAACTCACCGCAAACGCGTTACACCTTGGTAGGCATGCGTTTGGTGATGGACGTCAAGGCGCGTTAA
- a CDS encoding creatininase family protein, which translates to MTHSSPDSRYWADWSTRDFDLLKAQHRIDELIAVLPVAATEQHGPHLPLQVDTALVDGVVASAIAQMPPHVPALFLPTQAVGLSPEHARFAGTLSLKAETVIRLWTDIGESVAATGVKKLVLLNSHGGQVGVMDIVARDLRARCNLLVYSVNWFGLPLTSPQGDDVNALFSAHEHRFGIHAGDIETSMMLALRPDLVAMELAENFASTSEQRAQSYPILGNGKSAKLGWQMQDYNPAGAVGNAAAATADKGAAVLQAAGNALARMLAELHALPLSTLLNAP; encoded by the coding sequence ATGACACATTCCTCACCTGACTCACGCTACTGGGCCGACTGGAGCACCCGGGACTTCGACCTGCTCAAAGCCCAGCATCGCATCGACGAGCTGATAGCCGTTTTGCCGGTGGCTGCCACCGAGCAGCATGGGCCCCACCTCCCTTTGCAGGTGGACACCGCCTTGGTCGATGGTGTTGTGGCGTCCGCCATTGCGCAGATGCCGCCTCACGTGCCGGCCCTGTTTTTGCCTACCCAAGCGGTGGGTTTGAGCCCCGAGCACGCGCGCTTTGCGGGCACTTTGAGCTTGAAAGCCGAGACCGTGATTCGCCTGTGGACAGACATTGGCGAGAGTGTGGCTGCCACAGGTGTCAAAAAGTTGGTGTTGCTGAACTCGCACGGCGGGCAAGTGGGGGTGATGGACATCGTTGCCCGAGACTTGCGGGCGCGCTGCAACCTGCTGGTCTACAGCGTGAACTGGTTTGGCCTGCCGCTCACGAGCCCCCAGGGCGACGATGTCAATGCACTATTTTCGGCCCACGAGCATCGCTTTGGCATCCATGCCGGAGACATTGAAACCTCCATGATGCTGGCCTTGCGGCCTGACCTGGTGGCTATGGAGTTGGCAGAAAACTTTGCATCCACCTCTGAGCAGCGTGCCCAAAGCTACCCGATTTTGGGGAATGGCAAGAGTGCCAAGCTGGGGTGGCAGATGCAAGACTACAACCCCGCTGGCGCGGTAGGCAATGCCGCCGCCGCAACGGCTGACAAAGGGGCTGCGGTGTTGCAAGCCGCAGGCAATGCTTTGGCGCGCATGCTGGCAGAGTTGCACGCGCTGCCGCTGTCGACCTTGCTTAACGCGCCTTGA